A window of the Chionomys nivalis chromosome 25, mChiNiv1.1, whole genome shotgun sequence genome harbors these coding sequences:
- the Dyrk2 gene encoding dual specificity tyrosine-phosphorylation-regulated kinase 2 isoform X2, whose translation MRAPIQEIASTYCIGGGRHTMNDHLHISSHSHGQIQVQQLFEDNSNKRTVLTTQPNGLTTVGKTGLPVVPERQLDGIHRRQGSSTSLKSMESMGKVKATPMTPEQAMKQYMQKLTAFEHHEIFSYPEIYFLGPNAKKRQGMTGGPNNGGYDDDQGSYVQVPHDHVAYRYEVLKVIGKGSFGQVVKAYDHKVHQHVALKMVRNEKRFHRQAAEEIRILEHLRKQDKDNTMNVIHMLENFTFRNHICMTFELLSMNLYELIKKNKFQGFSLPLVRKFAHSILQCLDALHKNRIIHCDLKPENILLKQQGRSSIKVIDFGSSCYEHQRVYTYIQSRFYRAPEVILGARYGMPIDMWSLGCILAELLTGYPLLPGEDEGDQLACMIELLGMPSQKLLDASKRAKNFVSSKGYPRYCTVTTLSDGSVVLNGGRSRRGKLRGPPESREWGNALKGCDDPLFLDFLKQCLEWDPAVRMTPGQALRHPWLRRRLPKPPTGEKTAVKRVTDSTGAITSISKLPPPSSSASKLRTNLAQMTDANGNIQQRTVLPKLVS comes from the exons ATGCGTGCACCTATTCAGGAGATAGCCAGTACTTACTGT ATTGGCGGCGGAAGGCACACCATGAATGACCACCTCCACATCAGCAGCCACAGCCACGGGCAGATCCAGGTTCAGCAGCTGTTTGAGGATAACAGTAACAAAAGGACAGTGCTTACAACACAGCCAAATGGGCTTACGACAGTGGGCAAGACAGGCTTGCCTGTGGTGCCAGAGCGGCAGCTGGACGGCATTCACAGACGGCAGGGGAGTTCCACCTCTCTGAAGTCCATGGAAAGCATGGGGAAGGTGAAAGCCACCCCCATGACGCCCGAACAAGCGATGAAGCAATACATGCAAAAACTCACGGCCTTTGAACACCATGAGATCTTTAGCTACCCTGAAATATATTTCTTGGGTCCAAATGCTAAGAAGCGCCAAGGCATGACAGGTGGACCCAACAACGGTGGTTATGATGATGACCAGGGATCATATGTGCAGGTGCCCCATGATCATGTGGCTTACAGGTACGAGGTCCTCAAGGTCATTGGGAAGGGGAGCTTTGGGCAGGTGGTCAAGGCCTATGACCACAAAGTCCACCAGCATGTGGCCCTGAAGATGGTGCGCAACGAGAAGCGCTTCCACCGGCAGGCGGCGGAGGAGATCCGCATCCTGGAGCACCTACGGAAACAGGATAAGGACAACACCATGAACGTCATCCACATGCTGGAAAATTTTACTTTCCGCAACCACATCTGCATGACGTTTGAGTTGCTGAGCATGAACCTCTACGAGCTCATCAAGAAGAATAAGTTCCAGGGCTTCAGCCTGCCTCTGGTGCGCAAGTTTGCTCACTCGATTCTGCAATGCTTGGATGCGCTGCACAAAAACAGAATAATCCACTGTGACCTTAAGCCCGAGAACATTTTGTTAAAGCAGCAGGGTAGAAGCAGTATTAAGGTGATTGACTTTGGCTCCAGTTGTTATGAGCACCAGCGTGTTTACACGTACATCCAGTCGCGCTTTTACCGGGCTCCGGAAGTGATCCTTGGAGCCAGGTATGGCATGCCCATTGATATGTGGAGCCTGGGTTGCATCCTTGCGGAACTCCTGACGGGTTACCCCCTCTTGCCTGGGGAGGATGAAGGGGACCAGCTAGCTTGTATGATTGAACTTTTGGGCATGCCCTCCCAGAAACTCCTGGATGCTTCCAAACGAGCCAAGAATTTCGTGAGCTCCAAGGGTTATCCCCGCTACTGCACTGTCACGACTCTTTCAGATGGCTCCGTGGTCCTCAATGGAGGCCGTTCCCGGAGAGGGAAACTGAGGGGTCCGCCAGAGAGCAGAGAGTGGGGGAACGCACTGAAGGGATGCGATGATCCTCTTTTCCTTGACTTCTTAAAACAGTGTTTGGAGTGGGATCCCGCAGTCCGCATGACCCCGGGCCAGGCTCTGCGGCACCCCTGGCTCAGGAGGCGCTTGCCAAAGCCTCCGACAGGGGAGAAGACGGCGGTGAAGAGGGTCACGGACAGCACTGGTGCTATCACGTCGATTTCCAAGttacctccaccttccagctcagCTTCCAAGCTGAGGACTAATTTGGCACAGATGACAGATGCCAATGGGAATATTCAGCAGAGGACAGTGTTGCCAAAACTCGTTAGCTGA